In Balaenoptera ricei isolate mBalRic1 chromosome 4, mBalRic1.hap2, whole genome shotgun sequence, the following are encoded in one genomic region:
- the PARP14 gene encoding protein mono-ADP-ribosyltransferase PARP14 isoform X2 yields the protein MAASGSFPLLVEGSWGPQPPKNLSTKLQMYFQSQKRSGGGECEVRQAPGSPPRFLVLFYPDDVRQQVLARENHELVWPGKGTFKLTVLLPRATDEVQEGKMPTMESKTKERVKESDASEELDANISLNRRSEKKEDTPKDCENISSLVAFENLKANVTDKMLILLVENISGLTNDDFKVELIQDFNVAVITFQKYTDALKFVDKCVKHHSVKELQLSARLLEVTKTVRVENLPPGVDDHDLKCLFENPRNGGGRVASIECFPDESSALIEFFDSKVLDTIMTKKLDLNNMPLSVFPYYTSLGTALYGQEKPLIKLPAPFRESLDLSLWKFLQKKNHLIDKINDEMRHCHCELTLCQLGSEVIIRPAATLVSQGRQRIKTWQKDASTVFSGIRSKYTVTSFKLDSTVWDIIKDNLEDDRILTEFDALTGIATLVGKSEDVQNMEPQIKDLEGTIQEIRREEQSLKQKLAISPGRYSLLLHSGIQKHLHMECPEVEIFYDEASQHMCFKGLPADVYKVKCEIQEKVYTMAQRNIQVPPEVFQFLQQVDCAEFSKSLFIAQNILAVYELEGTTVLLTGAFSEVLLEAEKQMVSALNYKCIDIEDRQVLNSKKWKELTCSLHKKHNSSSKTVIIHEVTSETTAQVIITGCVREVNEIYDLLFDFMEKHTKIEKLIEVKPSLVINYLRAEKLLWQKIKKMNVQVIFNPENKQKGILLTGPKTKVLEGMNIVTQAWDLICVKSFHIDKPGASQFFQDKARYYKSEVRRLFGCFIELQKDEEKEGGRTGGQRCLFRTDLAPGVSLIVQQGDLTQFPVEVVVNAANEELKLTGGLAAALLKAAGPELQEDCDQIMKTRKVRILSACAVISKAGKLPYHHVIHAVGPQWRSDEAQKCVWHLKTAVKESLHLAVKHKYRSIAIPAISSRAFLFPLPQCVQTIILAIKEWFQCKQNGCSLKEIYLVDIAEKTVEAFAESAKIIFKDTLPDVASLPSLPAAVQPNLRKDHGKGASLLSPEGLRILLVKGDVQSATTDVVVNSISSDLELDRGPLSKALLQKAGQKLQEELKTAGQGVAVEVGTVIQTSGCNLHCHRVLHVVAPDWTNDKTSRKIMENIIRECLEITESLSLNSIAFPAIGTGNLGFPKNIFAELITSEVFKFSSKNQPTTLQEVCFLLHPSDHGNIQAFSDEFARRANGNFISDKIPKAEDTQGLYGTVSNPDSGVHEMKIGPIIFQVASGDIAKEEADVIVNSTSKAFNLKAGVSKAILEHAGKSVEMECSRQAQGGHRDYIITEGGLLKCKNIIHVIGGNDVKRSVSCVLQECEKQNYSSVCLPAIGTGSAKQDPDKVAAAIIDAIEDFIQKGLVQSMKKVKVVIFLPQVLDVFYANMKKREGPQPSPQQPMMSKISSFLGFSSKSPPKQTPLVLEKKTESAVFQVCGENVKSVEKVFFWIQDLIQKEQCPYTSEDECIKNFDVKEYRELNELQKKLNISISLDRERPLIEVSGITKDVIQVRNAIEDMIKRVRLSKEQEYLADRTSDFVEWQYKDDNKFHSFDKITNMQLEDAKKQKRKTIDVKINHQSYTVDLETYIATDANGKSLPVGRRTKPEVEIPLYWSDMKQQKVCVVELQPDNSEYKTVASKFNETCADFIIEKIERIQNPELWKHYQTKKNNMDAKNGQLINEKLLFHGTDADSVTLVNGKGFNRSYAGKNATAFGKGTYFAVSAHYSASDTYSRPDVNGKKRHSPLHQQEELCSLLPSPSHDL from the exons ttcgGCAGCAAGTTCTGGCGAGAGAGAACCACGAGTTAGTATGGCCAGGAAAAGGAACGTTCAAGTTAACTGTCCTGTTGCCCAGAGCCACGGATGAAGTCCAGGAGGGGAAAATGCCAACAATG GAATCCAAGACCAAAGAACGTGTGAAAGAATCAG ATGCATCAGAAGAACTAGATGCAAATATCTCTCTCAATAgaagatcagaaaaaaaagaagacacccCAAAAGATtgtgaaaatatttcctctttggttGCATTTGAAAATCTCAAGGCAAATGTGACTGATAAGATGCTAATCTTGTTAGTGGAGAACATAAGTGGCCTGACCAATGATGACTTTAAAGTGGAATTAATACAAGATTTTAATGTTGCTGTAATTACCTTTCAAAAATATACCG ATGCGCTGAAATTTGTTGATAAATGTGTCAAGCACCATTCAGTGAAAGAACTTCAGCTTTCTGCAAGACTTCTGGAAGTGACAAAAACGGTCCGAGTTGAAAACCTGCCACCTGGTGTTGATGACCATGAtttgaaatgtttatttgaaaatcCTCGTAACGGAGGGGGAAGAGTTGCCAGCATTGAATGTTTTCCTGACGAGAGTTCAGCACTGATTGAATTTTTTGACAGCAAAG tgTTAGACACCATCATGACCAAGAAACTTGACCTCAATAATATGCCGCTCTCTGTGTTCCCGTACTATACTTCTTTGGGCACAGCCTTGTATGGACAGGAGAAGCCTCTGATCAAGCTTCCAGCACCATTCAGGGAATCACTGGATCTTTCCTTATGGAAGTTCTTGCAGAAAAAGAATCACCTGATTGACAAGATAAATGATGAAATGAGACATTGTCACTGTGAGCTAACATTGTGCCAACTCGGCAGTGAAGTGATCATCAGACCTGCAGCCACCTTAGTCAGTCAAGGAAGACAAAGAATCAAGACCTGGCAGAAAGATGCTTCTACAGTATTCTCTGGTATCAGGTCTAAGTATACAGTGACCTCATTTAAATTGGATTCAACAGTATGGGACATCATAAAAGACAATTTAGAAGATGATAGGATTTTGACTGAGTTTGATGCACTAACAGGGATTGCAACCTTAGTGGGGAAATCAGAGGATGTACAAAACATGGAGCCACAGATCAAGGACTTAGAAGGCACCATTCAAGAAATTAGAAGAGAAGAGCAAAGTCTGAAGCAAAAACTGGCCATTTCTCCAGGAAGGTATTCACTTCTGTTGCACAGCGGTATACAGAAGCATCTCCACATGGAGTGCCCAGAGGTGGAGATTTTTTATGATGAAGCCTCTCAACACATGTGCTTCAAAGGACTCCCTGCAGATGTGTATAAAGTAAAGTGTGAAATCCAGGAAAAGGTATACACCATGGCTCAGAGAAACATTCAGGTTCCCCCGGAGGTTTTTCAGTTTCTGCAACAGGTTGACTGCGCAGAATTCTCTAAGTCTCTCTTTATAGCCCAGAACATTCTTGCAGTTTATGAGCTAGAGGGCACAACTGTTCTCTTAACTGGTGCTTTTTCTGAAGTCCTGTTAGAAGCTGAAAAGCAAATGGTCAGTGCCTTAAATTATAAGTGCATTGACATTGAAGACAGGCAAGTTCTTAACAGTAAGAAATGGAAAGAGCTCACTTGCAGTTTGCATAAGAAACATAATTCCTCCTCAAAGACTGTAATAATCCATGAGGTAACTTCAGAAACCACAGCCCAGGTCATCATCACAGGCTGTGTGAGAGAAGTAAATGAAATCTATGACTTGCTTTTTGACTTCatggaaaaacacacaaaaatagagaAACTGATTGAAGTAAAGCCTTCCTTAGTTATTAATTACTTAAGGGCAGAAAAGCTATTGTggcaaaagataaagaagatgaaTGTTCAGGTAATTTTTAATCCTGAGAACAAGCAAAAAGGCATTTTACTAACTGGCCCAAAGACCAAAGTCCTGGAGGGAATGAACATTGTCACGCAAGCCTGGGATTTGATCTGTGTTAAAAGCTTCCATATTGATAAGCCAGGAGCCAGTCAGTTCTTCCAGGATAAAGCACGGTATTATAAAAGTGAGGTCAGAAGGTTATTTGGTTGTTTTATTGAACTACAGAAggatgaagaaaaggagggaggccGCACTGGTGGGCAGAGGTGCTTGTTTCGGACGGATTTAGCCCCTGGAGTCTCGCTGATTGTGCAGCAAGGAGACTTGACACAGTTTCCCGTCGAGGTGGTGGTGAACGCGGCCAATGAGGAACTCAAGCTCACGGGGGGCTTAGCTGCTGCTCTTTTAAAAGCAGCTGGCCCTGAGCTCCAAGAAGACTGTGACCAGATAATGAAGACAAGAAAGGTCAGGATCTTATCAGCCTGTGCCGTCATCTCGAAAGCAGGAAAGCTCCCGTACCACCATGTGATCCACGCAGTAGGGCCCCAGTGGAGGAGCGATGAGGCCCAGAAATGTGTGTGGCACTTAAAGACTGCTGTGAAAGAAAGTCTCCATTTGGCTGTAAAACACAAGTACCGATCCATAGCCATCCCTGCTATTAGTTCCAGAGCCTTCCTCTTTCCCCTACCCCAGTGTGTGCAGACCATTATTTTGGCCATCAAGGAATGGTTCCAGTGTAAACAGAATGGATGCAGCTTGAAAGAGATCTACCTTGTGGATATAGCTGAGAAGACTGTGGAGGCCTTTGCTGAAAGtgcaaaaattatatttaaagacaCCCTGCCTGATGTTGCTTCCCTGCCCAGTTTACCAGCAGCAGTCCAGCCCAACTTGAGAAAAGATCATGGAAAAGGAGCAAGTCTGTTGTCCCCAGAAGGCCTGAGGATCCTGTTGGTGAAAGGAGATGTGCAGAGTGCTACA ACCGATGTGGTTGTCAACTCCATTTCGTCGGATCTTGAGCTCGATAGAGGGCCCCTTTCCAAGGCCCTCTTGCAAAAAGCGGGACAGAAGCTCCAGGAGGAGCTGAAGACGGCTGGACAAGGGGTGGCTGTTGAGGTGGGCACAGTTATCCAAACCAGTGGTTGCAATCTGCACTGCCACCGTGTGCTTCACGTGGTGGCTCCGGACTGGACAAATGACAAAACATCACGCAAG ATCATGGAAAACATAATCAGAGAATGTTTGGAAATCACTGAGAGTTTGTCCTTAAACTCAATTGCATTTCCAGCAATAGGAACAGGAAATCTGGGGTTTCCTAAAAACATTTTTGCTGAATTAATCACCTCAGAAGTGTTCAAATTCAGTAGCAAGAATCAACCCACAACTTTACAAGAGGTTTGCTTTCTGTTGCACCCAAGTGATCATGGAAATATTCAG GCATTCTCAGATGAATTTGCCAGAAGGGCTAATGGAAATTTCATCAGTGACAAAATTCCCAAGGCTGAAGATACACAAG gtTTATATGGGACTGTTTCTAACCCTGATTCAGGAGTGCATGAAATGAAGATTGGGCCCATCATTTTCCAGGTAGCCTCTGGAGATATCGCCAAAGAAGAGGCAGATGTGATTGTAAATTCAACATCAAAGGCATTTAATCTCAAAGCAG GGGTCTCCAAAGCAATTTTAGAACATGCTGGGAAAAGTGTGGAAATGGAATGTTCTCGTCAAG ctCAAGGGGGCCACAGAGATTATATAATTACCGAAGGTGGATTATTGAAGTGCAAGAATATTATTCACGTCATTGGTGGAAATGATGTCAAGAGATCGGTTTCCTGTGTTTTGCAAGAGTGTGAAAAGCAGAATTACTCGTCCGTTTGCCTCCCAGccatcgggacag GAAGTGCCAAACAAGATCCAGataaggttgcagcagccataaTTGATGCCATTgaagactttattcagaaaggaTTGGTCCAGTCTATGAAAAAAGTTAAAGTTGTTATCTTTCTGCCTCAAGTACTGGACGTGTTTTATGCCAacatgaagaaaagagaaggacctcagccttctccccagcagcctatGATGTCTAAAATTTCAT cattCTTGGGCTTCTCAAGTAAATCTCCCCCAAAACAGACTCCTTtggttttagaaaagaaaacagaatcagcAGTTTTTCAGGTGtgtggtgaaaatgtaaaaagtgTAGAAAAAGTCTTCTTCTGGATACAGGATCTCATTCAAAAGGAACAGTGTCCCTACACCAGTGAAGATGAATGTATCAAAAACTTTGATGTAAAGGAATATCGGGAATTGAATGAGCTTCAGAAGAagttaaatatttccatttccttgGACCGTGAAAGACCTTTGATTGAGGTTTCTGGAATTACCAAAGATGTGATACAGGTTAGAAATGCAATTGAGGACATGATTAAGAGAGTTAGATTGTCCAAAGAACAGGAATACCTGGCAGATCGTACCAGTGATTTTGTGGAATGGCAATATAAGGACGATAACAAGTTTCATAGTTTTGACAAAATTACCAATATGCAACTGGAGgatgcaaagaaacaaaagagaaagacaattgATGTTAAAATTAATCATCAGAGCTACACAGTGGACTTGGAAACATACATTGCTACAGATGCAAACGGAAAGAGTTTACCTGTTGGGCGCCGTACAAAACCTGAAG TTGAGATCCCCTTATACTGGAGCGATATGAAGCAGCAGAAGGTCTGTGTGGTTGAGCTACAGCCTGATAATTCAGAATACAAAACTGTGGCAAGCAAGTTTAATGAGACCTGTGCAGACTTCATCATAGAGAAG ATTGAGAGGATCCAGAATCCAGAGCTCTGGAAACACTaccagacaaagaaaaacaacatgGATGCCAAAAATGGCCAATTAATAAATGAGAAGCTGCTCTTCCATGGGACAGATGCTGACTCAGTGACACTTGTCAACGGAAAAGGCTTTAACCGCAGTTATGCTGGAAAAAATG CTACGGCATTTGGAAAGGGAACCTATTTTGCTGTCAGTGCCCATTATTCTGCCAGTGATACATACTCTAGACCGGACGTAAATGGGAAGAAAC